From Candidatus Methylopumilus planktonicus, a single genomic window includes:
- a CDS encoding class I SAM-dependent methyltransferase: MNKDITYDQVHTKEKQELLKVKMNEVAELIHKKYSLPEKVHTCPVCLSKKINFYVNKFGFNMDRCNDCNHIFTNPFPSEDALNFYYNSDLKKFENKFFEDSFEKRIPIFTKRIEIINKLLGEGAILDVGSSIGIFIEGLKRNHTKLEITACDLNIESCEKLKQKYKDIKVIHSDVLKIEETKKFEIITLWDTFEHIVSPKELLEKILNLLKPNGFFIFSTPNTASYEWNIMNKEHIQLLPPGHVNLYNKDNIKLLATRHKFNVLDVLTLNASLDLTYVKKEIDLIVSKNQINEQLSNFINYQQALLENPLIFDSIASYLIGQREAGNMVVILQK, encoded by the coding sequence ATGAATAAAGATATTACCTATGACCAGGTGCACACAAAGGAAAAGCAGGAATTACTAAAGGTTAAAATGAATGAGGTAGCTGAGCTTATTCATAAAAAATACAGCCTGCCAGAAAAAGTTCATACTTGCCCAGTTTGTTTATCAAAAAAGATCAATTTTTATGTTAACAAATTTGGCTTTAATATGGACAGATGTAATGATTGTAATCACATTTTTACAAATCCATTTCCATCTGAAGATGCGCTAAATTTTTATTACAATAGCGATTTGAAGAAATTTGAAAATAAATTCTTTGAGGATTCTTTCGAAAAAAGAATACCTATTTTTACGAAAAGAATAGAAATCATAAATAAGCTATTAGGTGAAGGCGCTATTCTTGATGTTGGCTCGTCTATTGGCATATTCATAGAGGGGCTTAAGAGAAATCATACAAAGCTAGAAATAACAGCGTGTGATTTAAATATAGAGTCTTGTGAAAAATTAAAACAAAAATATAAAGATATTAAAGTTATTCATAGCGACGTCCTTAAAATAGAAGAAACAAAAAAATTTGAAATTATTACTTTATGGGATACATTTGAACATATAGTTTCTCCAAAAGAGCTTTTAGAAAAGATTTTAAATTTACTAAAGCCTAATGGTTTTTTTATTTTTAGCACTCCCAATACCGCAAGTTATGAGTGGAATATAATGAATAAAGAACATATTCAATTATTACCGCCAGGCCATGTAAATTTATACAACAAAGATAATATTAAACTGCTCGCAACGAGACATAAATTTAATGTTCTAGATGTGTTAACTTTAAATGCATCCCTGGATTTAACTTATGTGAAGAAAGAGATCGATTTAATAGTAAGTAAAAATCAGATAAATGAGCAGTTAAGTAATTTTATTAATTATCAGCAGGCACTTCTTGAAAACCCTTTAATATTTGATTCAATTGCATCTTATTTAATTGGCCAAAGGGAAGCTGGAAATATGGTCGTAATTCTCCAAAAATGA
- the aspS gene encoding aspartate--tRNA ligase produces the protein MMRTHYCGDLNKTHIGEIVTVCGWAHRRRDHGGVIFIDLRDREGIAQIVIDPDTKETFATAESIRNEFVLKVICKVRARPEGTVNLNIPTGEVELLASNIEILNPSLTPPFMLDDDSISEMIRLEYRFMDLRRPMMQNNLRLRYRVTKVLRDFLDENGFMEIETPMLTRSTPEGARDYLVPSRVHAGEFFALPQSPQLFKQLLMVSGFDRYFQITKCFRDEDLRADRQPEFTQVDIETSFMNEEDIMTIVETMIREMYKKVASIDLPSKFQRMTYQEAMHKYGSDKPDMRVALEITELTDVMQDVDFKVFSSAATMKGGRVAALRVPNGSAITRSEIDAYTEFVKIYGAKGLAYIKINDVNELNETGLQSPIVKNIHANALKAMIEKTRATNGDIVFFGADKEKVVNEALGALRLKIGHEKNHVDGRAWAPLWIVDFPMFEHDEETDRWVAIHHPFTAPKEGHEELLGADPGKCLSKAYDMVINGWEVGGGSIRIHEEKVQSKVFDALKISKEEAKEKFGFLLDALQYGAPPHGGLAFGLDRLVTLLAGAESIRDVIAFPKTQRAQCLLTKAPNAVDEKQLRELHIRLRTPQPTT, from the coding sequence ATGATGCGCACGCATTACTGTGGTGATTTAAATAAAACACATATTGGAGAGATCGTCACCGTATGTGGCTGGGCTCATCGTCGACGTGATCATGGAGGAGTCATTTTTATTGATCTTCGCGACCGTGAAGGAATTGCACAAATTGTGATCGATCCTGATACAAAAGAAACATTTGCCACTGCAGAGTCAATTCGTAATGAATTCGTATTAAAAGTCATATGTAAAGTAAGAGCTCGCCCAGAAGGCACGGTTAATTTAAATATCCCAACAGGTGAAGTTGAATTGCTAGCTTCCAATATTGAAATTTTAAATCCTTCATTAACGCCTCCATTTATGCTCGATGACGACTCCATTTCAGAAATGATACGTCTTGAGTATCGCTTTATGGATTTACGTCGTCCAATGATGCAAAATAATTTACGTCTTCGTTATAGGGTCACTAAAGTATTGCGGGACTTCTTAGATGAAAATGGATTTATGGAAATTGAAACACCAATGTTGACTCGCAGCACACCTGAGGGCGCTCGTGATTATTTAGTCCCTTCCCGTGTTCATGCAGGTGAATTTTTTGCCCTCCCTCAGTCTCCTCAGCTGTTTAAACAACTTCTTATGGTGTCAGGTTTTGATCGCTATTTCCAAATCACCAAATGTTTTCGCGATGAGGATTTAAGAGCAGATCGTCAACCAGAATTCACGCAAGTTGATATTGAAACTTCATTCATGAATGAAGAAGACATCATGACGATTGTAGAAACGATGATTCGTGAGATGTATAAAAAAGTTGCATCGATCGATTTGCCATCAAAATTTCAACGTATGACTTATCAAGAAGCGATGCATAAATATGGCTCCGATAAACCTGATATGCGAGTGGCACTAGAAATTACTGAATTGACTGACGTCATGCAGGATGTTGATTTTAAAGTCTTCTCATCAGCAGCTACTATGAAAGGTGGCCGTGTCGCAGCATTAAGAGTGCCCAATGGTTCCGCGATTACACGTTCTGAAATTGATGCTTATACCGAGTTTGTCAAAATCTATGGCGCTAAAGGTTTGGCGTATATTAAGATCAATGATGTTAATGAATTGAATGAGACAGGCCTTCAAAGCCCTATTGTTAAAAATATTCATGCAAATGCATTAAAAGCGATGATTGAAAAAACGAGAGCTACAAATGGCGACATTGTTTTCTTTGGTGCTGATAAAGAAAAAGTTGTAAATGAAGCACTTGGTGCATTACGTCTCAAAATTGGTCACGAAAAAAATCATGTCGACGGCAGAGCATGGGCACCTTTATGGATAGTTGATTTCCCTATGTTTGAGCACGATGAAGAAACAGATCGTTGGGTTGCCATTCATCACCCCTTTACGGCTCCTAAAGAAGGTCATGAAGAATTATTAGGAGCAGATCCTGGGAAGTGCTTATCTAAAGCTTACGATATGGTGATTAATGGCTGGGAAGTTGGCGGTGGATCAATTCGTATTCATGAAGAAAAAGTTCAGTCCAAAGTATTCGACGCATTAAAAATTTCAAAAGAAGAGGCTAAAGAAAAATTTGGATTCCTTCTTGATGCGCTTCAATATGGAGCACCTCCTCATGGAGGCCTAGCCTTTGGCCTTGATCGATTGGTCACTCTGTTAGCAGGGGCTGAATCGATTCGCGATGTGATTGCTTTTCCAAAGACACAACGCGCGCAATGTTTACTCACTAAAGCACCTAATGCAGTTGACGAAAAACAATTGCGTGAGCTTCATATTCGTTTACGCACACCTCAACCCACAACTTAA
- the ssb gene encoding single-stranded DNA-binding protein, whose amino-acid sequence MASVNKVILMGNLGKDPEVRFMPNGDAVCNFSIATTDNWKDKNGEKQERTEWHNIVMYRKLAEIAGEYLKKGRPVFIEGRLQTRKWQTKEGQDRYTTEIIADSMQMLGGRDSGGGSSSSASSSAPSQTASQGNDEFNQAPQRTSGAPQAAAATNFDDFEDDIPF is encoded by the coding sequence ATGGCGTCAGTTAATAAAGTGATTTTGATGGGTAATTTAGGCAAAGATCCTGAAGTGCGATTTATGCCGAACGGAGACGCGGTATGCAATTTTAGTATTGCAACGACAGACAACTGGAAAGATAAGAACGGTGAAAAGCAAGAGCGCACCGAATGGCATAACATTGTCATGTATCGAAAGTTAGCTGAGATCGCAGGCGAATATTTAAAAAAAGGTCGTCCTGTATTTATTGAGGGCAGACTTCAAACACGCAAATGGCAAACGAAAGAAGGACAAGATCGCTACACTACGGAAATCATCGCAGATAGTATGCAAATGTTAGGCGGTCGGGATAGTGGCGGAGGAAGCTCTTCAAGTGCCTCATCCAGCGCACCAAGTCAAACAGCATCACAAGGTAATGATGAGTTTAATCAAGCCCCTCAAAGAACAAGTGGCGCACCTCAGGCAGCAGCTGCGACAAACTTTGATGATTTTGAAGACGACATTCCTTTTTAA
- a CDS encoding VOC family protein yields the protein MILSINHIQLVAEKDMVLKLRDFYCDVVGLSEGFRPAFERFGFWLYIGDKDVLHIITPKEGDGRSRQKSSFDHVAFKTANYQAVLKKLESLNITFEEKPIPGMTAHQIFLRDPAGNRVELNFDGD from the coding sequence ATGATTTTATCCATCAATCACATTCAGCTTGTTGCAGAAAAAGATATGGTGTTGAAATTAAGAGATTTTTATTGTGATGTGGTAGGCCTAAGCGAAGGTTTTAGGCCAGCGTTCGAACGCTTTGGATTTTGGTTATATATAGGAGATAAAGATGTCCTCCATATCATCACACCCAAAGAAGGTGACGGTCGCTCACGGCAAAAATCATCTTTTGATCACGTTGCATTTAAAACCGCTAACTACCAGGCTGTTTTAAAAAAACTTGAATCACTCAATATCACTTTCGAAGAAAAGCCTATTCCAGGAATGACTGCCCATCAAATCTTTTTACGTGATCCAGCAGGAAACCGCGTTGAACTAAATTTTGATGGTGATTAA
- a CDS encoding FmdB family zinc ribbon protein yields the protein MPIFDFTCEACGCSKELLRKISDPILMECPECKKGTFKKQVSAPSFQLTGSGWYVTDFKNKTKESSAKADTKTETKKDASASPTSS from the coding sequence ATGCCTATTTTTGATTTCACATGTGAAGCTTGCGGATGCTCGAAAGAATTGCTCCGTAAAATTTCAGATCCGATTTTGATGGAATGTCCTGAGTGTAAGAAAGGGACTTTTAAAAAACAAGTCTCGGCACCAAGCTTTCAACTGACAGGCTCTGGATGGTATGTCACAGATTTTAAAAATAAAACAAAAGAGAGTTCAGCAAAAGCTGATACAAAAACTGAAACCAAAAAAGATGCGAGCGCATCTCCAACCTCGAGTTAA
- a CDS encoding MFS transporter, whose protein sequence is MKIEQGMTPLEIRSSLSLASIYGLRMLGMFLILPIFAIYAEGLPGSPSAFQVGLALGAYGLTQALFQLPFGMLSDRYGRKKIIYIGLLLFALGSFVSGYSDDINIIILGRAIQGAGAISAAITALVADLTRDEHRTKAMAMIGATIGITFALSLMGAPLLNRLIGVPGIFMLTGFLSLSAILVVRFVVPTPLNINTSKTLKEPAPSFQSILKNKELSRLNFGIFALHAAQMAMFIVVPIALATSGGMDVNQHWKVYLPVLLSSFVFMVPIIIISEKFNKSKFVFISSIFLMLIAQLMFGILINIFWGLVASLFVYFVAFNVLEASLPSLISKIAPPSAKGTAIGVYNTCQSLGVFFGSLLGGFLADFGGSFSVFSFCAILMTLWVGFAFSMKAPPAIKTLMFMIQNKSLLKSPKQLASVQQQLKKIKGVRDVMILLEEGKVMLKVNKHETIHEASIIRLLGGKHGVS, encoded by the coding sequence ATGAAGATAGAACAAGGCATGACCCCGCTCGAAATTCGATCCAGCTTAAGTTTGGCATCGATCTACGGCTTAAGAATGTTAGGCATGTTTTTAATCCTGCCTATTTTTGCTATTTACGCGGAAGGTTTGCCCGGAAGCCCCTCGGCTTTTCAAGTGGGACTTGCATTAGGGGCTTACGGCCTCACTCAGGCTTTATTTCAATTGCCTTTTGGCATGCTCTCCGACCGTTATGGACGCAAAAAGATTATCTATATTGGCCTTCTTTTATTTGCCCTAGGCTCATTTGTTTCAGGGTACTCAGACGATATTAATATCATTATTTTGGGCCGTGCCATACAAGGGGCGGGGGCGATTTCGGCCGCGATCACAGCGCTTGTAGCAGATTTAACAAGGGATGAGCATCGTACCAAAGCAATGGCTATGATTGGAGCCACGATTGGCATTACTTTTGCCTTGTCTTTGATGGGCGCTCCGCTATTAAATCGCCTCATAGGCGTGCCTGGTATTTTTATGCTGACAGGTTTTTTATCATTGTCAGCTATTTTAGTCGTGCGTTTTGTGGTGCCCACCCCCTTAAATATAAATACTTCTAAAACATTAAAAGAACCAGCACCTTCCTTTCAATCTATTCTAAAAAATAAAGAGCTCTCGCGTTTGAATTTTGGGATTTTTGCGCTTCATGCGGCTCAAATGGCCATGTTTATTGTGGTCCCCATAGCGCTTGCTACTTCAGGTGGTATGGATGTGAACCAACATTGGAAAGTTTATCTGCCTGTGCTCCTAAGTTCTTTTGTCTTTATGGTACCTATCATCATCATCAGCGAAAAATTTAATAAATCTAAATTCGTATTTATTAGCTCTATTTTTCTAATGCTCATTGCTCAACTAATGTTTGGTATTTTAATTAATATTTTTTGGGGTCTAGTGGCATCCCTTTTTGTCTACTTTGTAGCTTTCAATGTTTTAGAGGCAAGTCTGCCCAGTTTGATAAGCAAAATTGCCCCGCCAAGCGCTAAAGGTACGGCGATTGGGGTGTATAATACCTGTCAGTCATTAGGTGTCTTTTTTGGTAGTTTGTTAGGTGGTTTTTTAGCGGATTTTGGTGGCAGTTTTTCAGTATTTTCGTTTTGTGCCATTTTGATGACGTTGTGGGTAGGCTTTGCATTTTCAATGAAAGCACCACCCGCAATTAAAACCTTAATGTTTATGATTCAAAATAAATCATTACTCAAAAGCCCGAAACAATTAGCATCAGTGCAACAACAATTAAAAAAAATAAAAGGCGTGCGTGACGTCATGATCTTGCTTGAAGAAGGCAAGGTGATGCTCAAAGTCAATAAACACGAAACGATTCATGAAGCATCAATTATTAGGTTACTAGGAGGTAAACATGGCGTCAGTTAA
- a CDS encoding class I SAM-dependent methyltransferase: MSDKFIFDEIDGEFKFIGDFEGFYKSVGDPWGQSSLSDDKQMDEFYIRSRSNLLKRLKLIKPIINKAQPMIEIGCGLGYVVNLISTNLDINVIGLDISETAIEKAKSLFPNNQFIVHDISIEKKSFATPSAVILSNILWYILEDIETISKNIINLFHPSNSYPKVIIQNAFFKGNQRYGKSICDGFEGAIKLFHLNFKKLGLEIEQIESFLDEDDKMKYDDGIIIFSLRKIDR, from the coding sequence ATGAGTGACAAATTTATTTTTGATGAGATCGATGGCGAATTTAAATTTATAGGCGATTTCGAAGGTTTTTATAAATCAGTTGGTGACCCCTGGGGTCAATCGAGTTTATCCGATGATAAACAAATGGATGAATTTTATATTAGATCAAGATCTAATTTGCTGAAAAGATTAAAATTAATTAAACCTATCATTAACAAAGCCCAGCCTATGATAGAAATAGGATGTGGCTTAGGCTATGTAGTTAATTTAATCTCAACCAATCTCGATATAAATGTTATTGGATTAGATATTTCTGAGACAGCAATCGAAAAAGCAAAATCTCTTTTCCCTAATAATCAGTTTATTGTCCATGATATTTCTATAGAAAAAAAATCTTTTGCAACTCCGTCCGCCGTAATTTTATCTAATATTTTGTGGTATATATTAGAAGATATCGAGACTATTTCAAAAAATATCATTAATTTATTTCATCCTTCAAACAGTTATCCTAAGGTAATAATTCAAAATGCATTTTTCAAAGGAAATCAGAGGTATGGTAAATCTATTTGCGATGGCTTTGAGGGGGCAATTAAATTATTTCATTTAAATTTTAAAAAATTGGGGCTTGAAATTGAGCAGATAGAATCTTTTTTGGATGAGGACGATAAAATGAAATATGACGATGGGATTATTATTTTTTCTTTGAGGAAGATTGATCGTTAA
- the uvrA gene encoding excinuclease ABC subunit UvrA, whose product MDTIKIRGARTHNLKNISLDLPRNKLIVITGLSGSGKSSLAFDTLYAEGQRRYVESLSAYARQFLERMNKPDVDLIEGLSPAISIEQKSTSHNPRSTVGTVTEIHDYLRLLYARAGEPECPTHAHTLESQTVSEMVDTLLALPIDTKIMLLAPIVNSRKGEQQDLFEDLKAQGFIRLRIDGEIYEIDALPKLTKTKKHQVDVVVDRIKINPEIKQRITESTETALRLADGKMIAIEMDINKSHLFSAKFACPLCDYSLEELEPRIFSFNNPMGACPECDGLGNINFFDPKRVVAFPHLSLASGAIKGWDKRNQFYFQLLQSLSEHYKFDLETVFEDIPEKIQNVILNGSGSEQISFSYMNERGQINKKMHSFEGILNNLKRRYHETDSGTVRDELAKYLNMQTCPSCEGARLRSEARHVKVGKKNIHEICNTPLKETVHFFESLKLKGAKKTIAEKIIYEITSRLKFLVNVGLDYLSLSRSAETLSGGEAQRIRLASQIGSGLTGVMYVLDEPSIGLHQRDNDRLLETLKRLRDLGNTVIVVEHDQDAILSADHVVDIGPGAGEHGGYIVAEGTPKMIAKHPKSLTGQYISGLKEIKYKNKRVLPRTLKWLELKGAKGNNLKDVHLKLPIGLLTCVTGVSGSGKSSLINDTLYRAVAHHLYGSHAEPAEHVSIKGLDFFDKVVDVDQSPIGRTPRSNPATYTGLFTPTRELFAQLNESRNRGYGPGRFSFNVKGGRCEACEGDGVIKVEMHFLPDVYVPCDICQGKRYNRETLEIQFKGKNIHEVLSMTVEQAHQFFNAIPAVEKKLRTLIEVGLGYITLGQNATTLSGGEAQRVKLALELSKRDTGTTLYILDEPTTGLHFADIQLLLDVIHKLRDAGNTIVIIEHNLDVIKTADWVIDLGPEGGDGGGEIIAEGTPEEVANNKKSYTGKYLKTYLK is encoded by the coding sequence ATGGATACGATTAAGATTCGCGGGGCTAGAACCCATAATTTAAAAAATATTTCACTCGATTTACCACGTAATAAATTGATTGTGATTACAGGCCTATCCGGTTCCGGCAAATCATCCTTGGCTTTTGATACGCTATATGCTGAAGGACAGCGTCGATATGTGGAGTCTTTATCGGCTTATGCACGTCAATTTTTAGAGCGTATGAATAAACCGGATGTCGATTTAATCGAAGGCTTATCCCCTGCGATTTCGATTGAACAAAAATCGACTTCACATAATCCTCGCTCCACAGTCGGCACGGTCACTGAAATCCATGATTACTTAAGACTTCTTTATGCAAGAGCGGGTGAGCCTGAATGCCCCACGCACGCTCACACGTTAGAATCTCAAACAGTATCCGAAATGGTGGATACATTATTAGCCCTCCCTATTGACACAAAAATTATGTTGTTAGCTCCCATTGTTAATAGCAGAAAGGGTGAGCAACAAGATTTATTTGAAGATTTAAAAGCGCAAGGCTTTATTCGTTTGCGCATTGATGGTGAGATTTATGAAATTGATGCTCTACCAAAACTCACCAAAACTAAAAAGCATCAGGTGGATGTGGTGGTCGATCGCATTAAAATTAACCCAGAAATTAAACAGCGTATTACAGAGTCGACCGAAACTGCATTAAGGCTGGCCGATGGCAAGATGATTGCGATCGAAATGGATATCAATAAATCCCATCTTTTCTCAGCAAAATTTGCATGTCCACTTTGCGATTATTCTTTGGAAGAATTAGAGCCGCGTATTTTCTCATTTAATAATCCAATGGGAGCCTGCCCTGAGTGCGATGGACTTGGTAATATAAATTTCTTCGACCCAAAACGCGTGGTGGCTTTTCCACATTTATCTCTTGCATCAGGTGCTATTAAAGGCTGGGACAAGCGCAATCAATTTTATTTCCAACTTCTTCAATCATTGAGTGAGCATTACAAATTTGATTTAGAAACTGTGTTTGAAGACATCCCTGAAAAAATTCAAAATGTGATTTTGAATGGCAGCGGGAGTGAGCAGATTAGTTTTTCATATATGAATGAACGCGGTCAAATTAATAAAAAGATGCATAGCTTTGAAGGTATCTTAAATAATTTAAAACGTCGTTATCACGAGACCGATTCAGGGACTGTGCGAGATGAACTCGCAAAATATTTGAATATGCAAACCTGTCCTTCATGTGAGGGTGCTCGCTTAAGGAGTGAAGCTAGACATGTCAAAGTAGGTAAAAAAAATATCCATGAAATATGCAATACCCCTTTAAAAGAAACCGTACATTTTTTTGAGTCGCTAAAACTTAAGGGCGCTAAAAAAACCATCGCTGAGAAAATCATTTATGAAATTACGAGCCGCTTAAAATTTTTAGTCAATGTCGGGTTAGATTATTTATCCCTCTCTCGTTCAGCCGAAACCTTATCAGGTGGTGAGGCACAACGCATTCGTCTAGCTTCACAAATTGGTAGTGGCTTAACAGGCGTCATGTATGTGCTCGATGAACCATCCATTGGTCTTCATCAACGTGACAATGACCGTTTACTTGAAACCTTAAAAAGGTTGCGCGATCTGGGGAATACCGTGATCGTTGTTGAGCACGATCAAGATGCGATTCTTTCAGCTGATCATGTGGTCGATATTGGTCCAGGTGCGGGTGAGCATGGTGGTTATATCGTTGCTGAAGGCACACCTAAAATGATTGCCAAACATCCGAAATCACTCACGGGTCAATACATCAGCGGCCTTAAAGAAATCAAATATAAAAATAAGCGAGTATTGCCACGCACTTTGAAATGGTTAGAGTTGAAAGGTGCTAAGGGAAACAATTTAAAAGATGTGCATCTTAAATTACCGATTGGGCTCCTCACTTGTGTCACAGGTGTGTCAGGCAGTGGTAAGTCATCCCTTATTAACGACACCCTTTATCGTGCCGTCGCACATCATTTATATGGAAGCCATGCCGAACCTGCTGAGCATGTATCAATTAAAGGCTTAGATTTTTTTGATAAGGTTGTTGACGTGGACCAAAGCCCAATTGGAAGAACACCTCGATCCAATCCTGCAACATATACAGGACTCTTTACACCCACACGAGAACTTTTTGCACAACTTAATGAAAGCCGAAATCGAGGTTATGGCCCAGGCCGTTTCTCATTTAACGTCAAAGGCGGCCGATGCGAAGCTTGTGAGGGAGATGGTGTGATAAAAGTTGAAATGCATTTCTTACCTGACGTCTATGTCCCTTGTGATATTTGCCAAGGGAAACGTTATAACCGTGAAACTTTAGAGATTCAATTTAAGGGTAAAAATATTCATGAAGTTTTATCGATGACGGTTGAACAAGCCCATCAATTTTTTAATGCTATTCCTGCAGTTGAAAAAAAATTACGTACGCTCATTGAAGTGGGTTTAGGTTATATCACTTTAGGTCAAAATGCGACGACACTTTCAGGTGGTGAAGCGCAGCGCGTTAAATTAGCGTTAGAGCTTTCAAAACGTGATACAGGTACAACACTTTATATTTTAGATGAACCAACCACTGGACTTCATTTTGCAGATATTCAACTATTACTCGACGTCATCCATAAGCTTCGTGATGCAGGAAATACCATTGTTATCATTGAACACAATTTAGATGTGATTAAAACGGCAGATTGGGTGATTGATTTAGGCCCTGAAGGTGGTGATGGTGGTGGTGAAATTATTGCAGAAGGCACACCTGAAGAAGTGGCCAACAACAAGAAGAGTTACACGGGGAAATATCTAAAAACTTACCTCAAATAA
- a CDS encoding DUF502 domain-containing protein, with product MFKRYFLTGLLVLVPLAITIWVLTSLIHFLDQTLIWLPYDYQPKNLFGFDIPGLGVLLTVGVILGIGLLASNLFGRQFLKLWELLLSRLPFVNSIYSSIKQVSDTLFSESGRAFNKAVLIYYPNRDTRTIAFLTGEPSPDIAKHLKGKHVSVYVPTTPNPTSGFFLMVAKKDIVELDISVDQALKYVISMGVVPPKQKNKKIN from the coding sequence ATGTTTAAACGTTATTTTTTAACAGGCTTACTTGTTCTTGTACCCCTAGCGATTACGATATGGGTGCTTACTTCACTTATTCATTTCCTAGACCAAACACTTATTTGGTTACCCTACGATTACCAACCAAAAAATCTTTTTGGATTTGATATTCCAGGCTTAGGTGTTCTTTTAACAGTCGGTGTGATTCTAGGAATCGGACTATTGGCGTCTAATTTATTTGGCCGTCAATTTTTAAAGCTATGGGAATTATTGTTATCAAGACTTCCATTTGTGAATTCTATTTACTCAAGTATCAAGCAAGTATCCGATACTTTATTTTCAGAATCAGGTCGTGCATTTAACAAAGCGGTGCTCATTTATTATCCTAATCGTGATACTCGGACGATTGCATTTTTAACAGGTGAGCCTAGTCCTGATATTGCAAAACATTTAAAAGGCAAACATGTGAGTGTGTATGTGCCTACTACACCCAATCCCACCTCAGGATTTTTCCTGATGGTCGCTAAAAAAGATATTGTGGAACTTGATATCAGTGTGGATCAAGCATTGAAATATGTCATTTCCATGGGCGTTGTTCCTCCTAAGCAAAAAAACAAAAAAATTAATTAA
- a CDS encoding secondary thiamine-phosphate synthase enzyme YjbQ: MKNYRKELWFNAPARMHFTNITPDVRECLAESGIKEGLVLVNAMHITASVFINDDESGLHHDYKEWLEAIAPHEPVSSYRHNDTGENNADAHIKRQIMGREVVVAVTSGKLDFGPWEQIFYGEFDGRRKKRVLVKIIGE; this comes from the coding sequence ATGAAAAACTATCGTAAAGAACTTTGGTTTAATGCACCAGCTAGAATGCATTTTACAAACATCACACCTGATGTTAGAGAATGCTTAGCAGAAAGCGGCATTAAAGAGGGTCTTGTATTGGTCAATGCCATGCATATTACAGCCAGTGTATTTATTAACGATGACGAATCAGGCTTACATCATGACTACAAGGAATGGCTAGAGGCTATTGCACCTCATGAGCCTGTGAGTAGCTATCGCCATAACGATACAGGTGAAAATAATGCAGATGCTCATATAAAGCGTCAGATTATGGGTCGCGAAGTAGTTGTGGCCGTGACTTCCGGGAAGCTTGATTTTGGTCCTTGGGAACAAATTTTTTATGGTGAATTTGATGGGCGCCGCAAAAAAAGAGTGCTCGTCAAGATTATTGGGGAATGA